From Marinobacter alexandrii, one genomic window encodes:
- a CDS encoding L-fucose/L-arabinose isomerase family protein, with product MKTNIGLFAIGLDTYWLQFDSLLDRLLGYHKQISERISKEANVTDVGMVDSSERVKKAIEAFDSKKIDLLIVNISTYGLSQNILPIVRDSRAPTLILNLQPTASIDYDFINGLGDRGKMTGEWLAYCQACVAPEVGGVFSKANLPIRLVSGHLEDPEVWTDISEWIQAAKTVKTLKQNRVGILGHYYNGMLDVYSDLARYSAVLGSEFQILEFGELKALSEKISKEEINKKREEFQSAFNISNECSNYELERAATTSIALDNLVNGYNLDSLAYYYEGKGDPAYENIVTSLIPGFTLLTGNHIPVAGEYEIKNVHAMKIMDALNAGGSFAEFYAMDFNDDVILLGHDGPAHFAIAEGKVGLVPVPVYHGKPGNGLSIQMEVSHGAVTILSVCESGDGKLFLLCAEGRSVEGPTLQIGNTNSRYKFELKPKDFINQWSKAGPSHHMAIGVGHVAGQIEKLADLLGIAFIKIC from the coding sequence ATGAAAACAAATATTGGTCTTTTCGCTATTGGTTTAGATACCTATTGGCTACAATTTGACAGCTTGCTGGATCGATTGCTCGGCTATCACAAGCAAATCTCGGAACGAATCTCCAAAGAAGCCAACGTCACAGATGTGGGTATGGTGGATAGCTCTGAAAGAGTAAAAAAAGCCATTGAAGCTTTTGATTCAAAAAAAATAGATCTACTCATCGTCAACATTTCTACATACGGTTTATCTCAAAATATATTACCCATTGTACGGGATAGTAGAGCACCTACTCTTATCCTTAATCTTCAACCTACAGCTTCAATTGATTATGATTTCATCAATGGTCTTGGCGATAGAGGAAAAATGACTGGAGAATGGCTGGCTTACTGCCAGGCATGCGTAGCGCCTGAGGTTGGTGGCGTATTTTCAAAAGCTAATCTACCGATAAGACTCGTTTCCGGACACTTAGAGGATCCCGAGGTATGGACTGACATATCTGAATGGATACAAGCTGCGAAAACGGTCAAAACACTTAAGCAAAATAGAGTGGGAATATTGGGACATTATTATAATGGCATGCTTGACGTGTATAGCGATCTAGCGAGGTACTCAGCTGTACTGGGAAGCGAATTTCAAATCTTAGAATTCGGTGAATTAAAGGCTTTAAGTGAAAAGATTTCTAAAGAGGAAATAAACAAAAAAAGAGAAGAGTTTCAATCTGCTTTCAATATATCAAATGAGTGTTCTAACTATGAATTGGAGCGTGCAGCCACTACTTCCATTGCACTGGATAACTTAGTCAATGGATATAATCTTGATTCACTAGCCTACTATTATGAAGGAAAAGGTGATCCTGCATATGAAAATATTGTCACCTCACTCATTCCTGGTTTCACTTTGCTTACTGGCAATCATATCCCTGTAGCTGGCGAATATGAAATAAAGAATGTACACGCAATGAAGATCATGGATGCACTCAATGCGGGCGGGTCTTTTGCTGAATTTTATGCAATGGATTTTAATGATGATGTGATCCTGCTGGGACATGATGGACCTGCTCATTTCGCGATAGCAGAAGGTAAAGTAGGTTTGGTACCTGTACCTGTTTATCATGGAAAACCAGGCAATGGGTTATCCATTCAAATGGAAGTCAGTCATGGAGCAGTGACCATTTTATCTGTTTGTGAATCAGGAGACGGAAAGCTTTTTCTTCTATGTGCTGAGGGTCGGTCTGTGGAGGGTCCTACACTACAAATTGGCAACACCAATAGTCGGTATAAATTTGAATTAAAACCAAAAGACTTTATCAATCAGTGGAGCAAAGCTGGTCCCTCTCATCACATGGCCATAGGTGTTGGTCATGTTGCTGGTCAAATAGAAAAGCTCGCTGATCTCTTAGGAATTGCCTTTATCAAAATCTGTTAA
- the rhaT gene encoding L-rhamnose/proton symporter RhaT, with protein sequence MISSALGIFFHALGGFASGSFYLPLKKITQWSWESGWLVNGFFAWIIMPWFVAVLTIPDLLEILIQAEVNTIFWTYFFGILWGIGGLTFGLTMRYLGIGLGMAMALGLTAAFGTLIPPIYDGSFIDITQSTNGQIVLFGVLVSFIGIFLCGKAGVLKEQHLSEDQKKEGIKEFDLKKGLIVAFFAGIMSSCFAFGIQAGAPLAASASIAGTNELWVNGPIFIVILLGGATTNFAWSILLNIKKKSWKDYKDTSSPLKMNYLFAALAGITWYLQFMFYGMGTTQMGEHDFASWSIHMAFIIAFSSMWGLITGEWKGVKRKVLVVLGLGIFILILSTLIIGMAEQIATSV encoded by the coding sequence ATGATCAGTTCCGCACTCGGAATTTTTTTCCATGCCCTAGGAGGATTTGCATCCGGTAGTTTTTATCTTCCATTAAAGAAAATAACCCAATGGAGCTGGGAGTCCGGATGGTTGGTTAATGGATTTTTTGCCTGGATTATCATGCCTTGGTTCGTTGCTGTTCTTACTATTCCTGACCTTTTAGAGATACTGATTCAAGCGGAGGTAAATACTATTTTTTGGACGTATTTCTTTGGCATACTGTGGGGAATAGGTGGACTCACTTTTGGATTAACCATGCGCTATCTTGGTATTGGGCTTGGGATGGCCATGGCACTAGGCCTTACCGCTGCTTTCGGTACGCTCATCCCTCCTATTTATGATGGTTCATTCATAGATATAACCCAAAGCACGAATGGTCAAATAGTCTTGTTTGGAGTATTGGTTTCTTTCATTGGCATTTTCCTCTGCGGTAAGGCAGGTGTACTGAAAGAGCAACATTTGAGTGAAGATCAGAAGAAAGAAGGCATCAAAGAGTTCGATCTAAAGAAAGGACTCATAGTGGCTTTTTTTGCCGGTATCATGAGTTCTTGTTTCGCATTTGGTATTCAAGCCGGAGCTCCCCTTGCTGCTTCTGCCAGCATTGCCGGAACCAATGAGTTATGGGTCAATGGACCAATATTTATTGTAATACTTCTAGGTGGTGCTACTACCAACTTTGCTTGGAGTATTCTTCTCAACATCAAGAAAAAGTCATGGAAGGACTATAAGGATACTTCCAGTCCGCTGAAAATGAATTACCTATTCGCAGCTTTGGCCGGAATCACCTGGTATTTGCAATTCATGTTCTATGGAATGGGTACGACCCAGATGGGAGAGCACGATTTTGCCAGCTGGTCCATTCATATGGCATTCATCATTGCCTTTAGTTCTATGTGGGGATTGATCACTGGAGAATGGAAAGGAGTCAAACGAAAAGTGCTTGTCGTTTTAGGACTTGGAATTTTTATTTTAATCCTCAGTACGTTGATCATTGGAATGGCAGAGCAGATTGCCACTAGCGTGTAA